Proteins found in one Candidatus Polarisedimenticolia bacterium genomic segment:
- a CDS encoding branched-chain amino acid transaminase, translating into MAFTKAETIWMNGRLVPWEQATVHVLSHVIHYGSCIFEGIRCYKTQRGPAVFRLRDHVDRLFEGCAIYRMEVPYTREQLEAAILETIRANRLEACYIRPLAYRGYESLGVDPFPCPIDVAVAAYPWGSYLGKDAAEKGVDVMVSSWRRQAPDTLPAMAKASANYMNSQLIKMEALVNGYVEGIALDSTGFVSEGSGENLFLVKKGSLYTPPLTASILPGITRATILQLAQDLKIPVIERSIPREALYTAEEVFFVGTAAEVTPIRSVDRVTVGRGRRGEITTRLQAEFKAITSGQSEDRHRWLSPVSDFVPA; encoded by the coding sequence ATGGCCTTCACGAAGGCCGAGACGATCTGGATGAACGGCCGTCTGGTCCCATGGGAGCAGGCGACGGTGCACGTCCTGTCACACGTCATCCACTACGGATCCTGCATTTTCGAAGGGATCCGCTGCTACAAGACGCAGCGGGGCCCGGCCGTCTTTCGTCTCCGCGATCACGTCGACCGGCTCTTCGAGGGGTGCGCGATCTACCGGATGGAAGTCCCGTACACGCGCGAGCAGCTGGAGGCGGCGATCCTCGAGACGATTCGCGCCAACCGGCTGGAGGCGTGCTACATCCGCCCGCTGGCCTACCGCGGGTACGAGTCCCTGGGCGTCGATCCGTTCCCGTGCCCCATCGACGTGGCGGTGGCGGCGTACCCGTGGGGCTCCTACCTCGGCAAGGACGCCGCGGAGAAGGGGGTGGACGTCATGGTCTCCTCCTGGCGGCGGCAGGCCCCCGACACGCTCCCCGCCATGGCCAAGGCGAGCGCCAATTACATGAACTCGCAGCTGATCAAGATGGAGGCGCTGGTCAACGGATACGTCGAGGGGATCGCCCTCGACTCCACCGGCTTCGTGAGCGAGGGGAGCGGCGAGAACCTGTTCCTGGTGAAGAAGGGGAGCCTGTACACCCCGCCCCTGACCGCCTCGATCCTGCCCGGCATCACGCGCGCCACCATCCTGCAGCTGGCTCAGGACCTCAAGATCCCGGTGATCGAGCGGAGCATTCCGCGCGAGGCCCTGTACACGGCCGAGGAAGTCTTCTTCGTCGGCACCGCCGCCGAGGTGACGCCGATCCGGTCGGTCGACCGCGTGACGGTCGGGCGCGGCAGGCGGGGGGAGATCACCACGCGCCTGCAGGCGGAATTCAAGGCGATCACCTCCGGCCAGAGCGAAGACCGCCACCGCTGGCTCTCTCCCGTCTCGGATTTCGTTCCCGCGTAA
- a CDS encoding lytic transglycosylase domain-containing protein, translating to MTRAACFVMATAGLLAQAASADEMYYRKDASGALVLTNVPSSTDLRAYRGHGPLRVTSSGEEYRELIARTALSHGIHPDLVFAVAAVESNFDSRAVSEKGAQGLMQLMPDTAARFGVADAFNPAQNVLGGVRYMRYLLDLFKGDSRLALAAYNAGENVVLSRGGVPPYPETRRYVSKVLQLFGGKKPIISREPPRPPASRPTAAPIKTYTDAAGVVHMTDSEPPKSTPSPTAPPPDATP from the coding sequence GTGACGCGCGCCGCGTGCTTCGTCATGGCGACCGCGGGGCTCCTGGCGCAGGCCGCCTCCGCGGACGAGATGTACTACCGCAAGGACGCCAGCGGCGCGCTCGTCCTGACCAACGTCCCGAGCAGCACCGACCTGCGCGCCTACCGCGGCCACGGCCCGCTGCGGGTGACCAGCTCGGGTGAGGAGTACCGCGAGCTGATCGCCCGCACGGCGCTGAGCCACGGCATCCATCCCGACCTGGTGTTCGCCGTCGCGGCGGTCGAGTCCAACTTCGACTCGCGGGCGGTCTCGGAGAAAGGGGCGCAGGGGCTCATGCAGCTGATGCCGGACACCGCCGCGCGCTTCGGCGTCGCCGACGCCTTCAATCCCGCCCAGAACGTCCTCGGCGGCGTGCGCTACATGCGCTACCTTCTCGATCTGTTCAAGGGGGACTCGCGGCTGGCCCTGGCCGCGTACAACGCCGGCGAGAACGTCGTCCTGTCGCGGGGCGGCGTGCCGCCCTATCCGGAGACCCGCCGCTACGTCAGCAAGGTACTTCAGCTGTTCGGGGGAAAGAAGCCGATCATCTCGCGGGAGCCGCCGCGTCCGCCGGCGAGCCGTCCCACAGCCGCGCCGATCAAGACCTATACCGACGCCGCCGGAGTCGTCCACATGACCGACTCGGAGCCGCCGAAGAGCACGCCCTCGCCGACGGCGCCGCCCCCCGACGCCACTCCTTGA
- a CDS encoding 50S ribosomal protein L11 methyltransferase, giving the protein MVAPDHEEPAVVAFWDSGCLGVQVLAEGRARRLTLDAYFSVEADKRRLDERLRRAFQRAGLGAGTRARLSPARARRWVESWQRTLRPITIGPFLVVPEGCRAPAARGRAVLRVRFGQAFGTGEHATTRLCLRLLSEHLVRNDRVVDLGTGSGILAMAALRLGASRVVAADNDDVALEVARANLAANGLAGQIELRLADASRACRPGPFDLALVNIGASTIERILPPLALALAPGGRAILAGLLVEDEKQLLQAATRVGLVLEDKRRSRPWSALVLRR; this is encoded by the coding sequence GTGGTCGCTCCGGACCACGAGGAGCCGGCGGTCGTCGCCTTCTGGGACAGCGGCTGCCTGGGCGTGCAGGTCCTGGCCGAGGGGCGCGCCCGAAGGCTGACGCTCGACGCCTACTTTTCCGTCGAGGCCGACAAGCGGCGCCTGGACGAAAGGCTCCGGCGCGCCTTCCAACGGGCTGGTCTAGGAGCCGGGACACGCGCACGCCTGAGCCCGGCCCGCGCCCGCCGCTGGGTCGAGAGCTGGCAACGCACCCTCAGGCCGATCACCATCGGTCCCTTTCTCGTGGTGCCCGAGGGCTGCCGGGCGCCGGCGGCCCGGGGCCGGGCGGTCCTGCGCGTGCGCTTCGGGCAGGCGTTTGGCACCGGCGAGCACGCCACCACGCGCCTCTGCCTGCGTCTCCTGAGCGAGCACCTCGTGCGGAACGATCGCGTCGTCGACCTGGGGACCGGGAGCGGAATTCTCGCCATGGCCGCCCTGCGGCTCGGGGCGTCCCGGGTCGTCGCCGCCGACAACGACGACGTGGCCCTCGAGGTGGCCCGGGCCAACCTGGCTGCGAACGGCCTCGCCGGGCAGATCGAGTTGCGCCTCGCCGACGCCTCCCGTGCCTGCCGGCCGGGGCCGTTCGACCTGGCGCTGGTCAACATCGGCGCCTCCACGATCGAGCGCATCCTCCCCCCCCTGGCCCTCGCCCTGGCCCCGGGCGGCCGCGCCATTCTCGCCGGACTCCTGGTGGAGGACGAGAAGCAACTTCTCCAGGCCGCCACCCGCGTCGGCCTGGTCCTCGAGGACAAGCGCCGATCCCGCCCCTGGTCCGCCCTGGTTCTGCGCCGGTGA
- a CDS encoding MopE-related protein, producing the protein MQIRLRALALLSALALGASTAWATCPDSVPMYHVQSHFSCADASGVSALAYQISDPLRVNTGTEDIACEALGPACFGDSGGSGDGRVTIESDWGNPGVSGCPAFPGAHRVVIVVQASDGEGLVLSLSGADPSLGYIVEAAHPFDTATSDVAPLVCGRNRPTLISSSGNPDGTVTVNLHLTPPTVYSDCDPDTLGASLGTTCPDGFRADPSVARIVLNEDCELPVDLRREAWGDAAVLPDAGGNVSLTLPRGPGFPCVSIGYTANIGGAESGAVVGFLRLAGVGCPDQDQDGFSACRGDCNDRNPAIHPGAPEACNGIDDNCDGAIDESATGPDGDGDGVPDGCDNCPNVPNPGQEDADLDFVGDACDNCPQMPNQDQDDLDADGVGTVCDNCPTDPNPDQRDTDFDGVGDVCDNCPLFPNPNQDPFDCHCDPSAPTINFSSPLGRGSGLVNWVTCPELDLVGFNLVMIDQQGNRTQLNPVLIPCEECVTGVSHAYSSTIPKHKSGRNIFLEILKLNGVVVVVGPAVKE; encoded by the coding sequence ATGCAGATACGCCTTCGGGCTCTTGCGCTCCTGAGCGCGTTGGCTCTGGGAGCATCCACCGCCTGGGCCACTTGCCCGGACTCCGTTCCCATGTACCACGTCCAGTCTCATTTCTCCTGTGCCGACGCATCCGGCGTGTCGGCGCTGGCCTACCAGATCTCCGACCCGCTGCGTGTGAACACGGGGACGGAGGACATTGCTTGCGAAGCCTTGGGCCCCGCCTGCTTCGGCGACAGCGGCGGCTCCGGGGACGGCAGGGTCACCATCGAGAGCGACTGGGGGAACCCGGGTGTCTCCGGATGTCCCGCTTTTCCTGGTGCGCACAGGGTGGTGATCGTCGTGCAGGCGTCGGATGGTGAGGGGCTCGTCCTGTCGCTGAGCGGAGCCGACCCTTCCCTGGGCTATATCGTCGAGGCGGCCCACCCGTTCGACACCGCGACCAGCGACGTCGCGCCCCTTGTCTGCGGGCGGAACCGCCCCACGTTGATCTCCTCGTCCGGCAATCCGGACGGCACCGTCACGGTCAACCTGCACCTCACGCCCCCGACGGTCTACAGCGACTGCGATCCGGATACGCTCGGCGCCTCTTTGGGCACGACCTGTCCCGATGGCTTCAGGGCGGACCCGTCTGTGGCCAGAATCGTCCTGAACGAGGATTGCGAACTGCCGGTGGACCTGCGCCGGGAGGCGTGGGGCGACGCCGCAGTGCTGCCGGACGCCGGAGGCAACGTGTCCTTGACGTTGCCCCGTGGGCCGGGTTTCCCGTGCGTCTCGATCGGATACACGGCCAACATCGGCGGGGCCGAGAGCGGGGCGGTCGTCGGGTTCCTGCGGCTGGCTGGAGTCGGATGCCCGGATCAGGATCAGGATGGATTCAGCGCCTGCCGGGGTGACTGCAATGACCGGAATCCGGCCATCCATCCCGGCGCCCCGGAGGCGTGCAACGGCATCGACGACAACTGCGACGGGGCGATCGATGAGTCCGCGACCGGTCCCGATGGCGATGGGGACGGGGTACCGGATGGCTGCGACAACTGTCCGAACGTGCCCAACCCCGGTCAGGAGGACGCGGACCTGGACTTCGTCGGCGACGCCTGCGACAACTGCCCGCAGATGCCCAACCAGGATCAGGACGACCTCGACGCGGATGGAGTGGGGACCGTCTGTGACAATTGTCCCACCGACCCCAACCCCGATCAACGGGATACCGATTTCGACGGCGTCGGCGATGTCTGCGACAACTGTCCGCTCTTTCCCAACCCGAATCAGGATCCGTTCGACTGCCACTGCGATCCGTCGGCACCCACGATCAACTTCTCGAGCCCGCTCGGCCGGGGATCGGGGCTGGTGAACTGGGTAACCTGCCCGGAGCTCGACCTGGTGGGGTTCAACCTCGTGATGATCGACCAGCAGGGGAACCGGACCCAGTTGAATCCGGTCCTGATCCCCTGCGAGGAGTGCGTCACCGGGGTCTCGCATGCGTACAGCTCCACCATCCCGAAGCACAAGAGCGGCCGGAACATCTTCCTGGAGATACTGAAGCTGAACGGTGTCGTGGTGGTGGTCGGGCCGGCGGTGAAGGAGTAG
- the dnaJ gene encoding molecular chaperone DnaJ, producing MKKKHDYYDILGIKKDAGEAEIKKAYRQMAMKHHPDRNPGNKDAEEKFKEAAEAYAVLSDREKRARYDRFGHAGLGGAEGFSGFNPEVFSDFEDILGSFFGFSFGDLFGGGRGRARGGGRRRGADLRFDLEIEFLEAAVGVEKEVQVPRLEPCAECRGSGSKGGERLPCGTCHGQGQILHRQGFFALSQTCGACDGAGTVVRDPCPACRGEGRRREVRRLSVKIPAGVDTGMRLRVTGEGEGGLQGGRQGDLYVVLQVKEHDVFRRDGPNLLVELPVAIPRAVLGCEAQVPTLEGSARITIPAGTQHGSVFCLRGKGLPRPDGGARGDLYATVTFSMPSRLSRKQRELYEKLLEDEEPADKDILGRVKDIFS from the coding sequence GTGAAGAAAAAACACGACTACTATGACATCCTCGGCATCAAGAAGGACGCCGGCGAGGCGGAGATCAAGAAGGCCTACCGCCAGATGGCGATGAAGCACCATCCCGACCGGAATCCCGGGAACAAGGACGCCGAGGAGAAGTTCAAGGAGGCCGCCGAGGCCTATGCCGTCCTGTCGGATCGCGAGAAGCGCGCCCGGTACGATCGCTTCGGCCACGCGGGGCTCGGTGGCGCCGAGGGATTCAGCGGCTTCAACCCCGAGGTGTTCTCGGACTTCGAGGACATCCTGGGATCGTTCTTCGGCTTCAGCTTCGGAGACCTGTTCGGTGGCGGGCGAGGGCGGGCGCGCGGCGGCGGCCGGCGGCGCGGGGCCGACCTGCGGTTCGACCTGGAGATCGAGTTTCTCGAGGCGGCCGTGGGCGTCGAAAAGGAGGTCCAGGTGCCGCGCCTCGAGCCCTGCGCCGAGTGCCGCGGCAGCGGATCCAAGGGGGGCGAGCGCCTTCCGTGCGGAACCTGCCACGGCCAGGGGCAGATCCTCCATCGCCAGGGGTTCTTCGCGCTGAGCCAGACGTGCGGCGCCTGCGACGGGGCCGGCACCGTGGTGCGCGATCCCTGCCCGGCATGTCGCGGCGAGGGACGGCGCCGGGAAGTGCGCCGCCTCAGCGTCAAGATCCCCGCGGGGGTCGACACCGGCATGCGCCTGCGCGTGACCGGGGAAGGGGAGGGCGGCCTTCAGGGCGGGAGACAGGGGGACCTGTACGTGGTCCTGCAGGTGAAGGAGCACGACGTCTTCCGGCGGGACGGCCCGAACCTCCTGGTGGAGCTGCCCGTCGCCATCCCGCGGGCGGTCCTGGGATGCGAGGCGCAGGTGCCGACTCTCGAGGGCTCCGCGCGCATCACGATTCCCGCCGGCACCCAGCACGGCTCGGTCTTCTGCCTGCGCGGCAAGGGGCTGCCCCGCCCGGACGGCGGCGCGCGCGGCGATCTCTACGCGACCGTCACGTTCAGCATGCCGTCACGGCTCAGCCGCAAGCAGCGCGAGCTGTACGAGAAGCTCCTCGAGGACGAGGAGCCGGCCGACAAGGACATCCTGGGACGCGTCAAGGACATCTTCAGCTGA
- the alaS gene encoding alanine--tRNA ligase → MTRPDTGAARIREKFLRFFEERGHQRVPSSSLIPAQDPTLLFTNAGMNQFKDVFLGREERPYRRAATSQKCMRVSGKHNDLDQVGRTPRHHTFFEMLGNFSFGDYFKKEAIAFAWELMEGVFALPKDRLWVTIFKGDDESFEAWHKGIGLPPGRIVRLGEKDNFWSMGDTGPCGPCSEIHYDRGETFGCGEPGCAPGCEREGCERYMELWNLVFMQYDRQPGGELKPLAKTGVDTGMGLERLASVLQGAASNYETDLFAPIMDAAARLAEHRGAHRPDPGNENDRVALRVIADHVRAMVFLMADGAVPGNDGRGYVLRRIMRRAIRFGRTLGIETPFLCDLAGTVIEVMESAYPDLVAHGGTIARAARREEERFGETLAVGLTKVEALAKTLKADGRNLIPGAEAFRLYDTFGLPLDLIKDVAHGWHLGVDEAGFEEAMEEQRERSRRGMKETVSAVPEVVSRLPSRSIDFVGHETTVLEASRVLALVRGGHLQDELRAGEEGQVLLDRTPFYAEGGGQVGDTGFLTASGGVAQVRDTQAPLPGLNLHDVVVKEGRLRTGEAVRAEVDRGRREAVMRSHDSTHLLHAALRDVVGLHVKQAGSLVNPDRFRFDFSHYAALSDEILAQVEDEVNDVIRQDLPIRTSIMPLDEALRRGALAFFGDKYGATVRVVEVPGFSLELCGGTHAQSTGSIGLLKVIQERGIAAGVRRIEALAGEQALRQAREDQVLVGRVQATLNVERQRLHETLQHLLEQNRALQREVDQIKVTLAAGGPAAAADETADVAGVKVLVRGPQEGLDKDAVRALVDRSRQRLPSGVIVQWAVRDDRVTVTASVSRDLIPPLHAGEIVKELALLFDGRGGGKPDMAEAGGKSPADLKGTRGRTLEAVERVIRRVGAAR, encoded by the coding sequence ATGACCCGTCCGGACACAGGCGCCGCACGGATTCGCGAGAAGTTCCTGCGCTTCTTCGAGGAGCGCGGGCACCAGCGCGTCCCCTCCTCCTCTCTGATTCCCGCCCAGGACCCGACCCTTCTGTTCACGAACGCCGGGATGAACCAGTTCAAGGACGTGTTCCTCGGGCGCGAGGAGAGACCCTACAGGCGCGCCGCCACGTCGCAGAAATGCATGCGGGTCTCCGGCAAGCACAATGATCTCGATCAGGTCGGCCGCACGCCGCGCCACCACACGTTCTTCGAGATGCTCGGGAATTTCTCCTTCGGGGACTACTTCAAGAAGGAGGCGATCGCGTTCGCCTGGGAGTTGATGGAGGGCGTGTTCGCCCTGCCGAAGGATCGCCTCTGGGTCACTATTTTCAAGGGCGACGACGAATCGTTCGAGGCCTGGCACAAGGGGATCGGCCTGCCGCCCGGGAGAATCGTCCGCCTGGGGGAGAAGGATAACTTCTGGTCGATGGGGGACACGGGGCCGTGCGGTCCGTGCTCCGAGATCCATTACGACCGGGGGGAGACGTTCGGATGCGGCGAGCCCGGCTGCGCTCCGGGCTGCGAGCGCGAGGGCTGCGAGCGCTACATGGAGCTCTGGAACCTGGTCTTCATGCAATACGACAGACAGCCGGGAGGGGAGCTCAAGCCGCTGGCCAAGACGGGGGTCGACACCGGCATGGGGCTCGAGCGTCTCGCCTCGGTCCTGCAGGGCGCGGCGAGCAACTACGAGACCGATCTGTTCGCGCCGATCATGGACGCCGCCGCGCGGCTGGCCGAGCACCGTGGCGCGCACCGGCCCGACCCGGGGAACGAGAACGACCGGGTGGCGCTCCGGGTGATCGCGGACCATGTGCGCGCCATGGTGTTCCTGATGGCGGACGGCGCCGTCCCGGGGAACGACGGCCGGGGATACGTCCTCAGGCGCATCATGCGGCGCGCCATCCGGTTCGGGCGAACCCTGGGGATCGAAACGCCCTTCCTGTGCGACCTGGCGGGCACGGTCATCGAGGTCATGGAGAGCGCCTACCCGGATCTTGTAGCGCACGGCGGGACGATCGCCCGGGCGGCGCGCCGCGAAGAGGAGCGTTTTGGCGAGACGCTCGCCGTCGGCCTGACGAAGGTGGAAGCGCTGGCGAAGACCCTGAAGGCGGACGGGAGGAACCTCATTCCCGGCGCCGAGGCGTTCCGCCTCTACGACACCTTCGGGCTGCCGCTCGACCTGATCAAGGACGTGGCCCACGGCTGGCACCTGGGGGTGGACGAGGCCGGCTTCGAGGAGGCGATGGAGGAGCAGCGCGAGCGCTCGCGCCGGGGCATGAAGGAGACCGTCTCCGCCGTGCCGGAGGTCGTGTCCCGCCTGCCGTCCCGGTCGATCGATTTCGTCGGCCACGAGACGACGGTCCTCGAAGCGTCGCGCGTCCTCGCCCTCGTGCGGGGCGGGCACCTCCAGGACGAGCTGCGCGCGGGGGAGGAGGGCCAGGTCCTGCTCGATCGCACCCCCTTCTATGCGGAGGGGGGCGGGCAGGTGGGGGACACCGGGTTCCTGACGGCGTCGGGCGGGGTGGCGCAGGTGCGCGACACGCAGGCGCCCCTTCCCGGCCTCAACCTGCACGACGTGGTGGTGAAGGAGGGCCGGCTGCGCACAGGGGAGGCGGTGCGCGCCGAGGTCGACCGCGGCCGCCGCGAGGCCGTGATGCGCAGCCACGACTCCACGCACCTGCTGCACGCGGCGCTGCGCGACGTGGTCGGACTGCACGTCAAGCAGGCCGGCTCGCTGGTCAACCCCGACCGCTTCCGTTTCGATTTCAGCCACTACGCGGCGCTCTCGGACGAGATCCTGGCGCAGGTCGAGGACGAGGTGAACGACGTCATCCGGCAGGACCTGCCCATCCGGACCTCCATCATGCCCCTGGACGAGGCCCTGCGGCGCGGGGCGCTGGCGTTCTTCGGGGACAAGTACGGCGCCACGGTGCGCGTCGTCGAAGTCCCCGGGTTCAGCCTCGAGCTGTGCGGCGGCACGCATGCCCAGAGCACCGGATCGATCGGGCTCCTCAAGGTGATCCAGGAGCGCGGCATCGCCGCCGGCGTCCGCCGCATCGAGGCGCTTGCGGGAGAGCAGGCCCTGCGCCAGGCGCGCGAGGACCAGGTCCTCGTGGGGCGCGTGCAGGCGACTCTCAACGTGGAGCGGCAGCGCCTGCACGAGACGCTCCAGCACCTGCTGGAGCAGAACCGCGCGCTGCAGCGGGAAGTGGATCAGATCAAAGTCACCCTGGCCGCCGGCGGCCCCGCGGCGGCCGCGGACGAGACGGCCGACGTCGCCGGCGTGAAGGTGCTGGTGCGCGGCCCGCAGGAGGGGCTCGACAAGGACGCCGTCCGGGCGCTGGTCGACCGCAGCCGCCAGCGGCTTCCTTCGGGGGTCATCGTGCAGTGGGCGGTGCGCGACGACCGGGTGACCGTGACCGCCTCGGTCAGCCGCGACCTGATCCCGCCCCTGCATGCCGGCGAGATCGTGAAGGAGCTTGCCCTCCTGTTCGACGGCCGGGGGGGCGGCAAGCCGGACATGGCGGAGGCCGGCGGCAAGAGCCCCGCCGACCTGAAGGGGACGCGCGGACGGACGCTGGAGGCGGTCGAGCGGGTCATCCGCCGCGTCGGGGCGGCGCGGTGA
- a CDS encoding type IV pilus twitching motility protein PilT, whose amino-acid sequence MHVNDLLKIAAERKASDLHLKVGSHPVIRINGHLTPLSELNRLSQEDTIAMAFSIMSGRQKQKFKDHYEIDLAYSVPGLGRFRVNVFQQRGTVGLVLRVIPAKILSIEDLLLPPVLKTIADERRGLILVTGTTGSGKSTCLAAMIDYINNMRTEHVMTIEDPIEFLHRDKKSLVNQREVEVDTKSFATALRSALRQDPDVILVGEMRDYETIETALTAAETGHLVFSTLHTLDATETVNRVISVFPPHQQKQIRLQLASVLKAVISMRLLPRADGNGRVPAAEVLRITNFVRDCIENKDKTKLIHEAIAQGTSQYGMQTFDQSIYGLFKKDLITMEEALRRASNPDEFKLKLQGIESTADVAQREMESTLKTGFENAQGGAASGPGASVFDLSRAHGAGGARKK is encoded by the coding sequence ATGCACGTCAATGATCTCCTGAAGATCGCGGCGGAGCGCAAGGCGTCCGACCTGCACCTGAAGGTCGGCAGCCACCCCGTGATCCGTATCAACGGACACCTGACACCCCTCTCCGAGCTGAACCGCCTGTCCCAGGAAGACACCATCGCCATGGCGTTCAGCATCATGAGCGGTCGCCAGAAGCAGAAATTCAAGGATCACTACGAGATCGACCTGGCCTACTCGGTCCCCGGGCTGGGGCGATTCCGCGTCAACGTGTTCCAGCAGCGCGGCACCGTCGGCCTGGTCCTGAGGGTCATCCCGGCGAAGATCCTGAGCATCGAGGACCTGCTCCTGCCCCCCGTCCTGAAGACGATCGCCGACGAGCGCCGCGGGCTCATCCTCGTGACCGGCACCACCGGGTCCGGAAAGTCCACCTGCCTGGCCGCCATGATCGACTACATCAACAACATGCGCACCGAGCACGTCATGACCATCGAGGACCCGATCGAGTTCCTGCACCGGGACAAGAAGAGCCTGGTGAACCAGCGCGAGGTGGAGGTGGACACCAAATCCTTCGCCACCGCGCTGCGCTCGGCCCTGCGGCAGGACCCCGACGTCATCCTGGTCGGCGAGATGCGGGACTACGAGACGATCGAGACCGCCCTGACCGCGGCCGAGACGGGCCACCTGGTGTTCTCGACGCTGCACACCCTCGACGCCACCGAGACGGTGAACCGGGTGATCTCGGTCTTCCCGCCGCACCAGCAGAAACAGATCCGCCTGCAGCTGGCCAGCGTGCTGAAGGCGGTCATCTCGATGCGCCTCCTGCCGCGCGCCGACGGCAACGGCCGCGTGCCGGCGGCGGAAGTCCTGCGCATCACCAACTTCGTGCGGGACTGCATCGAGAACAAGGACAAGACCAAGCTGATCCACGAGGCGATCGCCCAGGGGACCTCGCAGTACGGCATGCAGACCTTCGATCAATCCATCTACGGCCTGTTCAAGAAGGACCTGATCACCATGGAGGAGGCGCTGCGCCGCGCCAGCAACCCGGACGAGTTCAAGCTGAAGCTGCAGGGGATCGAGTCGACCGCCGACGTGGCGCAGCGGGAGATGGAGAGCACCCTGAAGACCGGGTTCGAGAACGCGCAGGGCGGCGCCGCGTCCGGCCCGGGCGCCTCGGTCTTCGATCTGTCACGCGCCCACGGCGCGGGCGGCGCCCGCAAGAAATAG